A region of Plantactinospora sp. BC1 DNA encodes the following proteins:
- a CDS encoding nitrite/sulfite reductase, whose amino-acid sequence MAVSDTPARPDATSAPAGSSARAARPARRPRGEGQWALGHREPLNPNERTKKDDNPLNVRARIENIYARGGFASIDPQDLRGRFRWWGLYTQRKAGIDGGRTAVLEPHELEDEYFMLRVRIDGGQLNLEQLRTIADVSQTYARDTADITDRQNIQLHWVRIEDMPEIWRRLEAVGLQTTEACGDCPRVVLGSPVAGIAEAEVLDPTPALDEIVRRYVGDPAYSNLPRKFKTSISWLADTPYEVNDVAFLGVEHPEHGPGFDLWVGGGLSTNPMLAQRLGVWVPLDEVPEVWAGVVGIFRDYGYRRLRHRARLKFLVADWGVAKFREVLEKEYLGRSMLDGPAPELPEKPIDHIGVHRQRDGRYYVGAAPVVGRTSGTQLAELADVAAEHGSGRVSLTPYQKLLVLDVPAERTDSLVAALRRIGLEAFPSVWRRDTMACTGLEYCKLAIVETKARGQELVARLEERLAGADLGEGLSIHLNGCPNACARTQTADIGLKGQLVVGPDGRQVEGFQVHLGGALGMAQGQSAGFGRKLRGLKTTAAELPEYVERLTRRYLDGRTEGESFANWVVRVDEEELR is encoded by the coding sequence ATGGCGGTCAGCGACACCCCGGCTCGGCCCGACGCCACCAGCGCACCGGCGGGCAGCAGCGCACGTGCGGCCCGACCGGCCCGCCGTCCGCGAGGCGAGGGGCAGTGGGCGCTCGGGCACCGTGAGCCGCTCAACCCCAACGAGCGGACCAAGAAGGACGACAACCCGCTGAACGTACGAGCCCGGATCGAGAACATCTACGCGCGCGGGGGCTTCGCCTCGATCGACCCACAGGACCTGCGCGGGCGGTTCCGCTGGTGGGGGCTCTACACCCAGCGCAAGGCAGGCATCGACGGCGGGCGGACGGCCGTGCTGGAGCCGCACGAGCTCGAAGACGAGTACTTCATGCTCCGGGTCCGGATCGACGGCGGCCAGCTCAACCTGGAGCAGCTCCGGACGATCGCCGACGTCTCCCAGACGTACGCCCGGGACACCGCCGACATCACCGACCGGCAGAACATCCAGCTGCACTGGGTCCGGATCGAGGACATGCCGGAGATCTGGCGCCGGCTGGAGGCGGTCGGGTTGCAGACCACCGAGGCGTGCGGCGACTGCCCCCGGGTGGTGCTCGGCAGCCCGGTCGCCGGGATCGCCGAGGCCGAGGTGCTCGACCCGACCCCGGCGCTGGACGAGATCGTCCGCCGCTACGTCGGCGACCCGGCGTACTCCAACCTGCCGCGCAAGTTCAAGACGTCGATCTCCTGGCTGGCCGACACCCCGTACGAGGTCAACGACGTCGCCTTCCTCGGCGTCGAGCACCCCGAGCACGGCCCCGGCTTCGACCTCTGGGTCGGCGGCGGCCTGAGCACCAACCCGATGCTGGCGCAGCGGCTCGGCGTCTGGGTGCCGCTCGACGAGGTGCCGGAGGTCTGGGCCGGGGTGGTCGGGATCTTCCGCGACTACGGCTACCGCCGGCTGCGGCACCGGGCCCGGCTCAAGTTCCTGGTCGCCGACTGGGGCGTGGCCAAGTTCCGTGAGGTGCTGGAGAAGGAATACCTGGGCCGCAGCATGCTCGACGGGCCGGCACCGGAGCTGCCGGAGAAGCCGATCGACCACATCGGAGTGCACCGGCAGCGGGACGGGCGCTACTACGTCGGCGCCGCCCCGGTGGTCGGGCGCACCTCCGGCACCCAGCTCGCCGAGCTGGCCGACGTCGCCGCCGAGCACGGCAGCGGCCGGGTCAGCCTCACCCCGTACCAGAAACTGCTGGTCCTCGACGTGCCGGCCGAGCGGACCGACTCGCTGGTCGCGGCACTGCGCCGGATCGGCCTGGAGGCGTTCCCGTCGGTCTGGCGGCGCGACACGATGGCCTGCACCGGCCTCGAATACTGCAAGCTCGCCATCGTCGAGACCAAGGCCCGAGGCCAGGAACTGGTGGCCCGGCTGGAGGAGCGGCTCGCCGGGGCCGACCTCGGCGAGGGGCTGAGCATCCACCTCAACGGCTGCCCGAACGCCTGCGCCCGGACCCAGACCGCCGACATCGGCCTCAAGGGCCAGCTCGTGGTCGGTCCGGACGGGCGCCAGGTCGAGGGCTTCCAGGTGCACCTCGGCGGCGCCCTCGGGATGGCACAGGGCCAGTCCGCCGGCTTCGGCCGCAAGCTGCGCGGCCTCAAGACCACTGCGGCGGAGCTTCCCGAGTACGTCGAGCGGCTCACCCGCCGCTACCTGGACGGCCGTACCGAGGGCGAGAGCTTCGCGAACTGGGTCGTGCGAGTCGACGAGGAGGAACTGCGATGA
- a CDS encoding glycosyltransferase family 39 protein, giving the protein MVLPGWFRRASWLWPGLATLLVTAVQLDRAPLWRDELATWSAASRPLPDLLRLVGTIDAVNGPYYLLMHGWLAVAGDSVLALRLPSALAMAGAAALTSVLGARLFGRRAGLLGGLLFAILPSTSRYGQEARPYALVTLLAVLATLLLCRALSRPGPPRWAGYAAAVAGLGLANLFAVSLVVGHALAVLPVRRDRVRLPWLVAVAVAGLLLVPLALLGHGQQGRQLDWVGRPGVGDLLGLPGSVVQASVVGGLLFGLAALGVATRGRSGVVLGLTVLLPALLLFGAGQFTPLFVPRYLVFVLPFGCLLAAATLAPLRLPAALAIVLAAGLLGAPEQAALRRTHESPRSAPVDYPAALRVIAAHQRPGDGIVYAPRDGWAFLDLATAYHLGADRPRDVLLVADQTRRADFWATECPEPERCLGTVDRLWLLAWGTHPDPLAQLPESRAGPLRARFHPTRTWTVPGLTVTLLRAPAAG; this is encoded by the coding sequence ATCGTCCTGCCGGGCTGGTTCCGCCGGGCGAGCTGGCTCTGGCCGGGCCTGGCCACCCTGCTCGTCACCGCCGTCCAGCTCGACCGCGCGCCGCTCTGGCGCGACGAGCTGGCCACCTGGAGCGCCGCCTCCCGCCCGCTGCCCGACCTGCTCCGGCTGGTCGGCACGATCGACGCGGTCAACGGCCCGTACTACCTGCTGATGCATGGCTGGCTGGCGGTCGCCGGCGACTCCGTCCTCGCCCTGCGGCTCCCCTCCGCGCTCGCCATGGCCGGGGCCGCCGCGCTGACCAGCGTGCTCGGCGCGCGCCTCTTCGGCCGCCGGGCCGGGCTGCTCGGCGGGCTGCTCTTCGCGATCCTGCCGAGCACCTCCCGGTACGGCCAGGAGGCCCGCCCGTACGCCCTGGTCACCCTGCTCGCGGTGCTGGCCACCCTGCTGCTGTGCCGGGCCCTTTCCCGGCCGGGGCCGCCGCGCTGGGCCGGCTACGCGGCGGCGGTCGCCGGGCTGGGCCTGGCCAACCTCTTCGCGGTCAGCCTGGTCGTCGGGCACGCACTCGCCGTCCTGCCCGTGCGCCGCGATCGGGTACGGCTGCCGTGGCTGGTCGCCGTGGCCGTGGCCGGACTGCTGCTGGTGCCGCTGGCCCTGCTCGGCCACGGCCAGCAGGGCCGGCAACTCGACTGGGTCGGCCGACCCGGTGTCGGGGACCTGCTGGGGCTGCCCGGCAGCGTGGTCCAGGCCAGTGTCGTCGGCGGGCTGCTGTTCGGGCTGGCCGCCCTCGGCGTCGCCACCCGGGGCCGCTCGGGTGTGGTACTCGGCCTGACCGTACTCCTGCCGGCGCTGCTGCTCTTCGGCGCCGGGCAGTTCACCCCGCTCTTCGTACCCCGTTATCTGGTCTTCGTGCTGCCGTTCGGCTGCCTGCTGGCCGCCGCGACGCTCGCCCCGCTCCGGCTGCCCGCCGCGCTCGCGATCGTGCTCGCCGCCGGCCTGCTCGGCGCACCGGAGCAGGCCGCCCTGCGCCGCACCCACGAGTCTCCGCGCAGCGCCCCGGTCGACTACCCGGCGGCGTTGCGCGTCATCGCCGCACACCAGCGACCGGGCGACGGCATCGTCTACGCGCCCCGGGACGGCTGGGCGTTCCTCGACCTGGCGACCGCGTACCACCTGGGTGCCGACCGCCCCCGGGACGTGCTGCTGGTGGCGGACCAGACCCGCCGGGCCGACTTCTGGGCCACCGAGTGCCCCGAACCGGAGCGCTGCCTCGGCACCGTCGATCGCCTCTGGCTGCTGGCCTGGGGCACCCACCCCGACCCGCTGGCCCAGCTCCCCGAGAGCCGCGCTGGCCCGCTACGCGCCCGCTTCCACCCCACCCGGACCTGGACCGTCCCCGGCCTCACCGTGACCCTGCTGCGGGCGCCCGCCGCTGGTTGA
- a CDS encoding PAS domain-containing sensor histidine kinase produces MSTLRDLAEEHTGLRPVDIDHLHRVAGDWQLLSDLSFADLLLWVPVSDTDGFVCVAQVRPTTAPTAYQDDQVGRIVGGPEVAHLAIAYSQGRIWREGDPVWYGDTPARHEAIPVRLRSGDGEAGEVIAVVGRDTNLSTARTPSQLELNYLTTADDLAQMLSDGTFPPVRHPGETTTAPRVGDGLVRLDANGKVTYASPNAQSAYRRLGFASHLVGEDLAALNGRLAADPLEGTEAANRVLAALRGEAPPRREIEARGATVLTRALPLMPAGVPIGALVLVRDMTEVRRRDRALITKDATIREIHHRVKNNLQTVAALLRLQARRVGIPAARAALEESVRRVASIALVHETLSMSSDEAVEFDGIVDRVAAAAAEVAATEVPVRMRRQGSFGVLPAEIATSLVIVLNELLLNAVEHAFPEPGESAAVPPPAEPTETAAEPAAAVEPAEPAEVVVSAHRFRKQLHVTVADNGQGLPEDFDADQGSRLGLQIVRALATGELRGTIELRNRPDTGTEALLVVPLSR; encoded by the coding sequence GTGTCAACGCTGCGCGATCTCGCCGAGGAGCACACCGGCCTGCGTCCGGTCGACATCGACCACCTGCACCGGGTGGCCGGTGACTGGCAACTCCTCTCCGACCTGTCCTTCGCGGACCTGCTGCTCTGGGTACCGGTCAGCGACACCGACGGCTTCGTCTGCGTCGCCCAGGTGCGCCCGACGACCGCGCCGACCGCGTACCAGGACGACCAGGTCGGCCGGATCGTCGGCGGTCCCGAGGTGGCGCACCTGGCGATCGCGTACAGCCAGGGCCGGATCTGGCGCGAGGGCGACCCGGTCTGGTACGGCGACACCCCGGCCCGGCACGAGGCGATCCCGGTCCGGCTGCGCTCCGGCGACGGCGAGGCGGGCGAGGTGATCGCCGTGGTGGGCCGGGACACCAACCTCTCCACCGCGCGCACCCCGAGCCAGCTCGAACTGAACTACCTGACCACCGCCGACGACCTGGCCCAGATGCTCTCCGACGGGACGTTCCCGCCGGTACGCCACCCCGGCGAGACCACCACGGCACCCCGGGTCGGCGACGGACTGGTCCGGCTGGACGCCAACGGCAAGGTCACCTATGCGAGCCCGAACGCGCAGTCCGCGTACCGGCGGCTCGGCTTCGCCTCGCACCTGGTCGGGGAGGATCTGGCGGCGCTGAACGGCCGGCTCGCCGCCGACCCGCTGGAGGGGACCGAGGCGGCCAACCGGGTGCTGGCCGCGCTGCGCGGCGAGGCGCCGCCCCGGCGGGAGATCGAGGCGCGTGGCGCGACCGTGCTGACCCGGGCGCTGCCGCTGATGCCCGCCGGGGTGCCGATCGGCGCGCTGGTGCTGGTCCGGGACATGACCGAGGTACGCCGCCGGGACCGAGCCCTGATCACCAAGGACGCCACCATCCGGGAGATCCACCACCGGGTGAAGAACAACCTCCAGACCGTCGCCGCGCTGCTCCGGCTCCAGGCCCGCCGGGTCGGCATCCCGGCCGCCCGGGCCGCGCTGGAGGAGTCGGTACGCCGGGTCGCCTCGATCGCCCTGGTGCACGAGACCCTCTCGATGTCCAGCGACGAGGCGGTCGAGTTCGACGGCATCGTGGACCGGGTGGCGGCGGCCGCCGCCGAGGTGGCCGCGACCGAGGTACCGGTGCGGATGCGCCGGCAGGGCAGTTTCGGGGTACTGCCGGCGGAGATCGCCACCTCGCTGGTGATCGTGCTGAACGAGCTGCTGCTCAACGCGGTCGAGCACGCCTTCCCCGAGCCGGGCGAGAGCGCGGCGGTGCCGCCGCCGGCCGAACCGACGGAAACGGCCGCCGAACCGGCTGCGGCGGTCGAGCCGGCCGAACCGGCCGAGGTGGTCGTCTCGGCGCACCGGTTCCGCAAGCAACTGCACGTCACGGTCGCCGACAACGGCCAGGGCCTGCCGGAGGACTTCGACGCCGACCAGGGCAGCCGGCTCGGCCTCCAGATCGTCCGCGCCCTCGCCACCGGCGAACTACGCGGCACCATCGAACTCCGCAACCGCCCCGACACCGGCACCGAGGCGCTGCTCGTGGTACCGCTGTCCCGGTAG
- a CDS encoding SIS domain-containing protein: protein MAADIAEQPEGFARLLEPASTAAIAQVAAVIAERRPKHVVFTARGTSDHAALYAAYLTEIRLGLPAGLASPSTITLFGARPDLSEALVVGVSQSGGSPDLTEVLRVAREAGALTLAVTNAPDSPLTGAAELAIDVAAGHERAVAATKTYTAELLALLLLVEGIRAGDGAIPAEERAGLEALPELAARTLADPTPGQLAARYRFADRMVTTGRGYAYPTAREAALKLMETSYLPALAFSGADLLHGPLAMTDPDVPVLAVVGAGAGGTAMREVLAKVGERGADLVVVGPAEVDGAAARLPVPEVDERYAPLLDILPVQRLALALALARGEDPDAPRGLHKVTSTL, encoded by the coding sequence ATGGCGGCGGACATCGCCGAGCAGCCGGAGGGCTTCGCACGTCTGCTGGAACCGGCCTCGACGGCCGCGATCGCGCAGGTGGCGGCGGTGATCGCGGAGCGCCGGCCGAAGCACGTGGTCTTCACCGCACGCGGCACCTCGGACCACGCCGCCCTCTACGCGGCGTACCTGACCGAGATCCGGCTCGGCCTCCCCGCCGGGCTCGCCTCGCCGAGCACCATCACCCTCTTCGGGGCCCGACCCGACCTCTCCGAGGCGCTGGTCGTCGGGGTGAGCCAGAGCGGCGGCTCACCCGACCTGACCGAGGTGCTCCGGGTGGCCCGGGAGGCCGGCGCGCTGACCCTGGCGGTGACCAACGCGCCCGACTCGCCGCTGACCGGCGCCGCCGAACTCGCCATCGACGTGGCGGCCGGACACGAGCGGGCGGTCGCCGCGACCAAGACGTACACCGCCGAACTGCTCGCCCTGCTGCTGCTGGTCGAGGGGATCCGGGCCGGGGACGGCGCGATCCCCGCCGAGGAGCGGGCCGGGCTGGAGGCGCTGCCGGAGCTGGCCGCGCGTACCCTCGCCGACCCGACGCCGGGGCAACTGGCCGCCCGCTACCGCTTCGCGGACCGGATGGTCACCACCGGCCGGGGGTACGCCTACCCGACCGCCCGGGAGGCGGCGCTGAAGCTGATGGAGACCTCCTACCTGCCGGCGCTCGCCTTCTCCGGCGCCGACCTGCTGCACGGCCCGCTGGCGATGACCGACCCGGACGTACCCGTGCTGGCCGTCGTCGGTGCCGGCGCGGGCGGCACCGCCATGCGCGAGGTACTCGCCAAGGTCGGCGAGCGCGGCGCGGACCTGGTCGTCGTCGGGCCGGCCGAGGTCGACGGGGCCGCCGCCCGGCTGCCCGTGCCCGAGGTCGACGAGCGGTACGCCCCGCTGCTGGACATCCTGCCGGTGCAGCGGCTCGCCCTCGCCCTCGCGCTGGCCAGGGGAGAGGACCCGGACGCCCCGCGCGGCCTGCACAAGGTCACCTCGACACTCTGA
- a CDS encoding tetratricopeptide repeat protein → MPEGTDDPRLSAEGELALARLALDEGDLRHAAGHLAGAIAYAPTMPEVHEVLAQLAARSGGGVDLFPLDQHPFIGTVVARAHLLAAAGRPGDGLELLAAATGHVPSADWAGVPWVSAPELPGLLDPDRIARVLMQVCAGISDPVPETAREPLWPYLRLARHAVAAHPRHGLLLGAASALARRVGAVGQAVEWAGQGARELPSKLSEVWLGYAYRSAGRTAEALAALRRAVDHDPDDLSVYADIAGTLADHGRLDEALDWIDRALARDPSFDCAVHTGHRLRFRRDGALAHLVALADFQRDHPDDSHEHSDLAECCQNQPWLGRVPPGTEAVAVALRQRLATGDPADGARLPLGGLEPPSAMRALHGAAPALVVTVATTPEPDLREPRRPVEHQLWRYAGITAVPAVPEPPDAAVRRIQQLAHPAWPHPPAAYDAAVGLATLELDDLLGLLAHPPAPPETELGRTLSRHDPTLWVRCVQVWVCLGLLHHRTDEPWPDSTRRRVLLDLVWGVEDWVTEAALFALVTAAWVDPSVRTEVARVTAERLGDAVEVAQRRPVTVLRSLAHLVLATPAAEPAAVDTARLLLARDGSPVAPRQRRFGRLLDRLWRRLTRHG, encoded by the coding sequence GTGCCCGAGGGAACAGACGATCCCCGGCTCTCGGCCGAGGGAGAACTCGCGCTGGCCCGGCTGGCGCTGGACGAGGGCGATCTCCGGCACGCCGCCGGTCACCTGGCCGGAGCGATCGCGTACGCGCCGACCATGCCCGAGGTGCACGAGGTGCTCGCCCAGCTCGCCGCCCGGTCCGGCGGCGGGGTCGACCTCTTCCCGCTCGACCAGCACCCGTTCATCGGTACCGTGGTGGCCCGCGCGCACCTGCTCGCCGCCGCCGGCCGCCCCGGCGACGGGCTGGAACTGCTCGCCGCCGCGACCGGGCACGTCCCGTCGGCCGACTGGGCCGGCGTGCCCTGGGTGAGCGCCCCCGAACTCCCCGGCCTGCTCGACCCGGACCGGATCGCCCGGGTGCTGATGCAGGTCTGCGCCGGCATCTCCGACCCGGTGCCGGAGACCGCCCGCGAGCCGCTCTGGCCCTACCTGCGGCTGGCCCGGCACGCCGTGGCCGCGCATCCCCGGCACGGGCTGCTGCTCGGCGCGGCGTCCGCGCTGGCCCGCCGGGTCGGTGCGGTCGGCCAGGCCGTCGAGTGGGCCGGCCAGGGCGCCCGGGAACTGCCGTCGAAGCTCTCCGAGGTGTGGCTCGGCTACGCCTACCGCAGCGCCGGGCGGACCGCCGAGGCGCTCGCCGCGCTGCGCCGGGCCGTCGACCACGACCCCGACGACCTCTCCGTGTACGCCGACATCGCCGGCACCCTCGCCGACCACGGCCGGCTCGACGAGGCACTGGACTGGATCGACCGGGCGCTGGCCCGGGACCCGTCCTTCGACTGCGCGGTGCACACCGGTCACCGGCTGCGCTTCCGCCGCGACGGCGCCCTCGCCCACCTGGTGGCGCTGGCCGACTTCCAGCGGGACCATCCGGACGACTCGCACGAGCACAGCGACCTCGCCGAGTGCTGCCAGAACCAGCCGTGGCTGGGCCGGGTCCCGCCGGGCACCGAGGCGGTGGCGGTGGCGCTGCGGCAGCGGCTGGCCACCGGCGATCCGGCCGACGGCGCCCGGCTGCCGCTGGGTGGACTGGAGCCGCCGAGCGCGATGCGGGCCCTGCACGGGGCGGCTCCGGCCCTGGTCGTCACGGTCGCCACCACCCCGGAGCCGGACCTGCGCGAGCCGCGCCGGCCGGTCGAACACCAGCTCTGGCGGTACGCCGGCATCACCGCCGTACCGGCCGTGCCGGAGCCGCCCGACGCGGCGGTACGCCGGATCCAGCAGTTGGCCCACCCCGCCTGGCCGCATCCGCCGGCCGCCTACGACGCGGCGGTCGGGCTCGCCACGCTCGAACTCGACGACCTGCTCGGCCTGCTGGCCCATCCGCCGGCCCCGCCGGAGACCGAACTCGGCCGCACGCTGAGCCGGCACGACCCGACGCTCTGGGTGCGCTGTGTCCAGGTCTGGGTCTGCCTCGGGCTGCTGCACCACCGTACGGACGAGCCGTGGCCGGACTCGACCCGACGGCGGGTACTGCTCGACCTGGTCTGGGGTGTCGAGGACTGGGTCACCGAGGCGGCCCTCTTCGCCCTGGTCACCGCCGCCTGGGTGGACCCGTCGGTGCGTACCGAGGTGGCCCGGGTGACCGCCGAACGGCTCGGCGACGCGGTCGAGGTGGCCCAGCGGCGGCCGGTCACCGTACTGCGTTCCCTGGCCCACCTGGTGCTGGCGACCCCGGCCGCCGAGCCGGCCGCGGTCGACACCGCCCGCCTGCTGCTCGCCCGGGACGGTTCTCCGGTCGCGCCCCGGCAGCGCCGGTTCGGCCGGCTGCTGGACCGGTTGTGGCGGCGCCTCACCCGACACGGCTGA